One stretch of Paraburkholderia fungorum DNA includes these proteins:
- a CDS encoding YbhB/YbcL family Raf kinase inhibitor-like protein, with protein sequence MRSRWLVVSLASPFYRTLPFACAILGVALYAMSCPRAFAEGTFAISSASFKSGGNVDAAQIFNQDDCKGGNRSPQLTWHDAPPGTRSFAVTMFDQDAPGRGWWHWAVAGIPATVSSLPENASSSGFLTKLGAVEARNDFDTDGYGGPCPPPGKPHRYIVTVYALSTADLRLAQGRPALMFDHEIGTAALGSARMVVNYGR encoded by the coding sequence ATGCGCTCGCGTTGGCTGGTTGTTTCGCTTGCTTCGCCGTTCTACCGTACGCTGCCCTTTGCCTGCGCAATCCTGGGTGTCGCGCTCTATGCAATGTCATGCCCGCGCGCGTTTGCCGAAGGTACCTTCGCGATCAGCAGCGCCAGCTTCAAATCGGGCGGCAACGTAGACGCCGCGCAGATTTTCAATCAGGACGACTGTAAAGGCGGCAATCGCTCACCGCAATTGACGTGGCACGACGCGCCACCCGGTACCCGCAGTTTCGCCGTCACCATGTTCGATCAGGATGCGCCCGGCCGGGGCTGGTGGCACTGGGCGGTCGCGGGCATTCCGGCAACGGTCAGCAGCTTGCCTGAGAACGCGAGTTCGTCGGGTTTCCTTACCAAGCTCGGCGCGGTCGAAGCGCGCAATGACTTCGACACCGATGGTTACGGCGGCCCTTGCCCGCCGCCAGGCAAACCGCATCGGTATATCGTCACCGTTTATGCATTGAGCACCGCCGATTTGCGCCTCGCGCAAGGTCGACCCGCGCTGATGTTCGATCACGAAATCGGC